The following are from one region of the Arachis duranensis cultivar V14167 chromosome 10, aradu.V14167.gnm2.J7QH, whole genome shotgun sequence genome:
- the LOC107468279 gene encoding uncharacterized protein LOC107468279 isoform X2, whose protein sequence is MATAPSIHTRYVYSPQIASHYRINGSQQRPSYSSSSSSSSSSSYSASNFSSIFLSGRNRGQRKHSVGPQAMSTATQGNSIAITASNINNGPEHLLVLVHGIMSGSSDWTYTEAELTKHLGKNFLIYASSSNTYTKTFSGIDEAGKRLADEVMQVVKKTKSLKRISFLAHSLGGLFARYAVAVLYSPDTSTSGKLGDPQNCTMENSERTNFSKGGLIAGLEPINFITLATPHLGVRGKNQLPFLFGVTILEKIAAPVASLFVGQTGTQLFLTDGNPNKPPLLLRMASDCEDGKFISALGTFRFRTVYANVSYDHMVGWRTSSIRRETELGKPPSQFLDGYKHVVDVKYCTPVPSDGSQFTPRAMKAKETAQNASYTENTVEYHQIMEEEMIRGLQQLGWNKVDVNFRSATLPFFAHYNIHVKNERLHNAGVGVIAHVADSLRQSEATILAPSF, encoded by the exons ATGGCAACAGCTCCATCGATTCACACGCGTTATGTGTACTCACCACAAATTGCTTCTCATTATCGCATTAATGGATCCCAACAAAGGCCTTCTTATtcttcgtcctcctcctcctcttcttcttcttcatactCTGCCTCTAATTTCTCTTCCATCTTCCTTTCtg GTAGAAACAGAGGACAGAGAAAGCATAGTGTTGGACCTCAAGCTATGAGTACTGCAACTCAAGGAAACTCTATTGCTATAACTGCTTCCAATATCAACAATGGTCCTGAGCATCTGCTTGTTCTGGTTCATGGTATCATGTCCGG CTCAAGTGACTGGACATACACAGAAGCAGAGTTAACAAAGCACCTTGGGAAAAACTTTTTGATTTATG CAAGTTCATCAAATACTTACACCAAGACATTTTCTGGGATTGATGAAGCTGGAAAGCGATTAGCCGATGAA GTCATGCAAGTTGTAAAAAAGACAAAGAGCCTGAAAAGAATATCCTTTCTAGCTCATTCTCTAGGAGGCCTCTTTGCTAGATATGCAGTTGCTGTACTTTATTCACCTGATACCTCTACTAGTGGCAAACTTGGTGATCCACAAAACTGTACGATGGAAAATTCAGAGAGAACAAACTTTTCAAAAGGAGGGTTGATTGCTGGGTTGGAGccaattaattttataactttaGCAACACCACACCTTGGTGTAAGGGGGAAAAACCAG CTTCCATTTCTATTTGGTGTCACCATTTTAGAAAAGATTGCTGCACCGGTAGCTTCTTTATTTGTTGGTCAGACTGGTACTCAGTTGTTCCTTACAGATGGTAATCCCAACAAACCACCTCTTCTTCTGAGGATGGCTTCTGATTGTGAAGATGGAAAATTCAT ATCTGCACTCGGAACATTTCGATTTCGCACTGTTTATGCCAATGTATCATATGACC ATATGGTTGGATGGCGCACGTCCTCTATAAGGAGGGAAACCGAACTTGGTAAG CCTCCAAGCCAATTTTTGGATGGATACAAGCATGTTGTTGATGTCAAATACTGCACCCCAGTTCCTTCTGATGGGTCCCAATTCACTCCCCGGGCAATGAAAGCTAAGGAGACAGCACAAAATGCAAGCTATACTGAGAATACTGTGGAATACCATCAAATCATGGAAG AGGAGATGATCCGGGGATTGCAGCAATTGGGATGGAATAAAGTAGATGTCAACTTTCGCTCAGCAACCTTGCCTTTCTTTGCTCATTACAACATTCAT gtgaaaaatgAAAGGCTTCACAATGCTGGTGTAGGAGTGATTGCTCATGTTGCTGACAGCTTAAGACAGTCAGAAGCAACAATTTTGGCTCCTAGCTTCTAA
- the LOC107468279 gene encoding uncharacterized protein LOC107468279 isoform X1 produces MATAPSIHTRYVYSPQIASHYRINGSQQRPSYSSSSSSSSSSSYSASNFSSIFLSAGRNRGQRKHSVGPQAMSTATQGNSIAITASNINNGPEHLLVLVHGIMSGSSDWTYTEAELTKHLGKNFLIYASSSNTYTKTFSGIDEAGKRLADEVMQVVKKTKSLKRISFLAHSLGGLFARYAVAVLYSPDTSTSGKLGDPQNCTMENSERTNFSKGGLIAGLEPINFITLATPHLGVRGKNQLPFLFGVTILEKIAAPVASLFVGQTGTQLFLTDGNPNKPPLLLRMASDCEDGKFISALGTFRFRTVYANVSYDHMVGWRTSSIRRETELGKPPSQFLDGYKHVVDVKYCTPVPSDGSQFTPRAMKAKETAQNASYTENTVEYHQIMEEEMIRGLQQLGWNKVDVNFRSATLPFFAHYNIHVKNERLHNAGVGVIAHVADSLRQSEATILAPSF; encoded by the exons ATGGCAACAGCTCCATCGATTCACACGCGTTATGTGTACTCACCACAAATTGCTTCTCATTATCGCATTAATGGATCCCAACAAAGGCCTTCTTATtcttcgtcctcctcctcctcttcttcttcttcatactCTGCCTCTAATTTCTCTTCCATCTTCCTTTCtg CAGGTAGAAACAGAGGACAGAGAAAGCATAGTGTTGGACCTCAAGCTATGAGTACTGCAACTCAAGGAAACTCTATTGCTATAACTGCTTCCAATATCAACAATGGTCCTGAGCATCTGCTTGTTCTGGTTCATGGTATCATGTCCGG CTCAAGTGACTGGACATACACAGAAGCAGAGTTAACAAAGCACCTTGGGAAAAACTTTTTGATTTATG CAAGTTCATCAAATACTTACACCAAGACATTTTCTGGGATTGATGAAGCTGGAAAGCGATTAGCCGATGAA GTCATGCAAGTTGTAAAAAAGACAAAGAGCCTGAAAAGAATATCCTTTCTAGCTCATTCTCTAGGAGGCCTCTTTGCTAGATATGCAGTTGCTGTACTTTATTCACCTGATACCTCTACTAGTGGCAAACTTGGTGATCCACAAAACTGTACGATGGAAAATTCAGAGAGAACAAACTTTTCAAAAGGAGGGTTGATTGCTGGGTTGGAGccaattaattttataactttaGCAACACCACACCTTGGTGTAAGGGGGAAAAACCAG CTTCCATTTCTATTTGGTGTCACCATTTTAGAAAAGATTGCTGCACCGGTAGCTTCTTTATTTGTTGGTCAGACTGGTACTCAGTTGTTCCTTACAGATGGTAATCCCAACAAACCACCTCTTCTTCTGAGGATGGCTTCTGATTGTGAAGATGGAAAATTCAT ATCTGCACTCGGAACATTTCGATTTCGCACTGTTTATGCCAATGTATCATATGACC ATATGGTTGGATGGCGCACGTCCTCTATAAGGAGGGAAACCGAACTTGGTAAG CCTCCAAGCCAATTTTTGGATGGATACAAGCATGTTGTTGATGTCAAATACTGCACCCCAGTTCCTTCTGATGGGTCCCAATTCACTCCCCGGGCAATGAAAGCTAAGGAGACAGCACAAAATGCAAGCTATACTGAGAATACTGTGGAATACCATCAAATCATGGAAG AGGAGATGATCCGGGGATTGCAGCAATTGGGATGGAATAAAGTAGATGTCAACTTTCGCTCAGCAACCTTGCCTTTCTTTGCTCATTACAACATTCAT gtgaaaaatgAAAGGCTTCACAATGCTGGTGTAGGAGTGATTGCTCATGTTGCTGACAGCTTAAGACAGTCAGAAGCAACAATTTTGGCTCCTAGCTTCTAA
- the LOC107468279 gene encoding lipid droplet phospholipase 1 isoform X3, with amino-acid sequence MSTATQGNSIAITASNINNGPEHLLVLVHGIMSGSSDWTYTEAELTKHLGKNFLIYASSSNTYTKTFSGIDEAGKRLADEVMQVVKKTKSLKRISFLAHSLGGLFARYAVAVLYSPDTSTSGKLGDPQNCTMENSERTNFSKGGLIAGLEPINFITLATPHLGVRGKNQLPFLFGVTILEKIAAPVASLFVGQTGTQLFLTDGNPNKPPLLLRMASDCEDGKFISALGTFRFRTVYANVSYDHMVGWRTSSIRRETELGKPPSQFLDGYKHVVDVKYCTPVPSDGSQFTPRAMKAKETAQNASYTENTVEYHQIMEEEMIRGLQQLGWNKVDVNFRSATLPFFAHYNIHVKNERLHNAGVGVIAHVADSLRQSEATILAPSF; translated from the exons ATGAGTACTGCAACTCAAGGAAACTCTATTGCTATAACTGCTTCCAATATCAACAATGGTCCTGAGCATCTGCTTGTTCTGGTTCATGGTATCATGTCCGG CTCAAGTGACTGGACATACACAGAAGCAGAGTTAACAAAGCACCTTGGGAAAAACTTTTTGATTTATG CAAGTTCATCAAATACTTACACCAAGACATTTTCTGGGATTGATGAAGCTGGAAAGCGATTAGCCGATGAA GTCATGCAAGTTGTAAAAAAGACAAAGAGCCTGAAAAGAATATCCTTTCTAGCTCATTCTCTAGGAGGCCTCTTTGCTAGATATGCAGTTGCTGTACTTTATTCACCTGATACCTCTACTAGTGGCAAACTTGGTGATCCACAAAACTGTACGATGGAAAATTCAGAGAGAACAAACTTTTCAAAAGGAGGGTTGATTGCTGGGTTGGAGccaattaattttataactttaGCAACACCACACCTTGGTGTAAGGGGGAAAAACCAG CTTCCATTTCTATTTGGTGTCACCATTTTAGAAAAGATTGCTGCACCGGTAGCTTCTTTATTTGTTGGTCAGACTGGTACTCAGTTGTTCCTTACAGATGGTAATCCCAACAAACCACCTCTTCTTCTGAGGATGGCTTCTGATTGTGAAGATGGAAAATTCAT ATCTGCACTCGGAACATTTCGATTTCGCACTGTTTATGCCAATGTATCATATGACC ATATGGTTGGATGGCGCACGTCCTCTATAAGGAGGGAAACCGAACTTGGTAAG CCTCCAAGCCAATTTTTGGATGGATACAAGCATGTTGTTGATGTCAAATACTGCACCCCAGTTCCTTCTGATGGGTCCCAATTCACTCCCCGGGCAATGAAAGCTAAGGAGACAGCACAAAATGCAAGCTATACTGAGAATACTGTGGAATACCATCAAATCATGGAAG AGGAGATGATCCGGGGATTGCAGCAATTGGGATGGAATAAAGTAGATGTCAACTTTCGCTCAGCAACCTTGCCTTTCTTTGCTCATTACAACATTCAT gtgaaaaatgAAAGGCTTCACAATGCTGGTGTAGGAGTGATTGCTCATGTTGCTGACAGCTTAAGACAGTCAGAAGCAACAATTTTGGCTCCTAGCTTCTAA